From Carassius gibelio isolate Cgi1373 ecotype wild population from Czech Republic chromosome B21, carGib1.2-hapl.c, whole genome shotgun sequence, the proteins below share one genomic window:
- the tmem179bb gene encoding transmembrane protein 179B, whose product MFMMGLPWLLVLELVLYAGCFICGVIAAAWMTLTQGHFDGRCILYGSVQYNASGQALTIEGSSSTSVCYFVSAIAVCMAIYCFSLILYWIYASCVDEDVRRGTVSLNTSLGVCGLLLFFLLVTGCILKIGRDSLCFSVLHNTPSITSCEDAENKTWAHPYTGNQFYTGLYSTERSMWVSFFFWVLITAVVVIQRRQSSRLKVWGDDEWSRAETEPFLHRPSRQR is encoded by the exons ATGTTCATGATGGGACTACCATGGCTGCTAGTTCTGGAGCTTGTCCTTTACGCTGGTTGTTTCATTTGTGGGGTGATAGCTGCCGCATGGATGACACTCACTCAG ggCCACTTTGATGGGCGATGCATCCTCTATGGAAGTGTTCAGTATAATGCATCTGGCCAGGCTCTGACCATAGAAGGCTCCAGTTCTACTTCCGTCTGCTATTTTGTGTCAGCAATCGCTGTGTGCATGGCTATTTACTGCTTTTCCCTCATTCTTTACTGGATCTATGCCAGCTGTGTAGATGAGGATGTGAGAAG GGGGACTGTTTCTCTCAACACATCTCTGGGAGTCTGTGGTCTTCTGCTGTTTTTTCTCTTAGTAACAGGATGTATTCTCAAGATCGGTCGGGACAGCCTGTGTTTCTCTGTCCTTCACAACACTCCCTCTATTACCAG ttgtgAAGATGCAGAGAATAAAACCTGGGCCCATCCATACACTGGAAATCAGTTCTACACTGGACTGTACAGTACTGAG AGGTCTATGTGGGTAAGCTTCTTCTTCTGGGTGTTAATAACAGCTGTGGTAGTCATACAGAGGCGCCAGAGCTCAAGGTTGAAGGTTTGGGGTGATGATGAATGGAGCCGTGCTGAGACAGAGCCCTTCCTCCATCGCCCGTCCCGCCAGAGATAA